The following coding sequences are from one Paenibacillus tundrae window:
- a CDS encoding ArsR/SmtB family transcription factor: MPYQVKIDVSPIYEMLNSFLVYVTKKWIQHLDVGPEWILEVEGKLSSNVRAALAPAATWPFDDFDVLFAWAAYRNCDSENQDFLNMLSDMSAEQLFAQISPLLPSITMEESTRIRDSYVPLLRLWDEHYCQNISEDYRTWLEEDAEEKQILLDKMGPELLIEYATAGVIVEPMPGLNEVILFPTIHNRPINMYCFYEGMMIMQYPIDAPEEDEDQPPTCLLRFTHALADPERLRLLRYVSGEPKSLAEMCEELDKDEDMVKDQVMALRIAGLLRTHLLGSNRKEKYSIRPDGVSELNMFLESYIRI, encoded by the coding sequence ATGCCTTATCAAGTTAAAATTGATGTTTCACCGATATATGAGATGCTCAATAGTTTTCTGGTGTATGTCACCAAAAAGTGGATCCAGCATTTGGACGTTGGTCCAGAATGGATTCTGGAGGTCGAAGGCAAACTAAGCTCCAACGTGAGAGCTGCGCTGGCTCCAGCCGCTACGTGGCCTTTTGATGATTTTGACGTATTGTTTGCATGGGCGGCATATCGAAACTGCGATTCAGAGAATCAAGATTTCCTGAATATGCTTTCGGATATGTCGGCAGAACAATTATTTGCACAGATCTCACCTTTACTGCCTTCCATTACAATGGAAGAGTCCACACGGATACGGGACAGTTATGTTCCGCTTTTGCGCTTGTGGGACGAGCATTATTGCCAGAATATCAGCGAAGATTATCGTACTTGGCTCGAAGAGGATGCGGAGGAAAAACAGATTCTGTTGGACAAAATGGGACCAGAACTGTTAATTGAATACGCGACAGCAGGTGTCATTGTTGAACCGATGCCTGGACTGAACGAAGTGATTCTGTTTCCAACCATCCATAATCGGCCTATTAACATGTACTGCTTCTACGAAGGCATGATGATCATGCAATATCCGATTGATGCACCTGAGGAAGATGAGGATCAACCGCCAACCTGCTTGCTCCGCTTCACTCATGCTCTGGCTGATCCCGAGAGACTTCGCTTGTTACGTTACGTTTCGGGCGAACCGAAATCGCTAGCTGAAATGTGTGAGGAACTCGATAAGGATGAAGACATGGTCAAGGACCAGGTAATGGCACTACGCATCGCGGGGTTGCTGAGAACTCACCTTCTTGGAAGCAACCGTAAAGAGAAATATAGTATTCGGCCGGATGGCGTGTCTGAATTGAACATGTTCCTGGAATCCTACATTCGCATATAA
- a CDS encoding HAD family hydrolase, which translates to MSNTKQHILFDLDDTLVYCNKYFNLILGEFFENMQEWFDGDDLTIQQIREKQLEIDVTGVNKVGFASHHFPQSLIDTYRYFSQKFARSTSPKEENYLSKLGMSVYDQEVEPYPHMVETLENLQSAGHALYLYTGGETVIQQRKIDQMKLSAYFDDRIYIRQHKNVEALEGILSSGTFDRTATWMIGNSLRTDIMPAVTAGIHSIYIKQPNEWQYNIVELKPNPERALYTITALEEVPKVIQENIEQQYKKTL; encoded by the coding sequence ATGAGCAACACGAAACAACACATTTTGTTCGACCTAGATGATACGCTTGTATACTGTAACAAATACTTCAACCTCATTCTGGGTGAATTCTTCGAAAACATGCAGGAGTGGTTTGACGGTGATGATCTAACCATTCAGCAGATTCGTGAGAAGCAACTAGAGATTGACGTCACTGGAGTTAACAAAGTGGGGTTCGCAAGTCACCACTTCCCTCAATCTCTGATTGATACGTATCGTTACTTCTCGCAAAAGTTCGCAAGATCTACCTCCCCCAAAGAGGAGAACTACTTAAGCAAACTTGGAATGAGTGTGTACGATCAGGAGGTAGAACCTTATCCTCATATGGTCGAAACGTTGGAGAACCTGCAGTCTGCTGGACATGCCCTCTATCTCTACACTGGTGGGGAAACTGTCATTCAACAACGTAAGATTGATCAGATGAAGTTATCTGCATATTTCGATGATCGCATCTATATACGGCAACACAAAAACGTTGAAGCTCTGGAAGGCATTTTATCTTCGGGGACGTTTGATCGTACAGCCACGTGGATGATAGGCAACTCCTTACGAACAGACATTATGCCTGCTGTAACAGCTGGTATTCACAGTATCTATATTAAGCAGCCTAATGAATGGCAATACAATATCGTGGAGCTGAAACCTAATCCCGAACGCGCTTTATATACGATTACGGCACTAGAAGAGGTTCCGAAAGTTATACAAGAGAATATTGAGCAACAATACAAAAAGACCCTGTAA
- a CDS encoding type IA DNA topoisomerase, producing MKTLVIAEKPDMGRTIAAVIEPKAKNNRSYLEGEHYIITWAIGHLLGLAEPDAYDTKYKRWNIADLPIIPDQFKIVPNPKTKDQLKIIGELSKRASAIVNACDAGREGQYIFALIQQQLKLRQPVKRLWISDLTAASIQKGFDGLKDASEFENLTHAARARSEADWLIGMNASRAFTTRHNALLSVGRVQTPVLALIYDREIEIEAFQSQTFYEVAAWFRQEGVEYRGLRQGDKLTDSEAAEAIAASVKGKTGRITKYEAKQTKEYPYRLYDLTLLQREANAKFGYGAKKTLDIAQALYEKHKVISYPRTNSNYVTEQNIEGMHKTLNLLKNGTYSELAQGAKPELVHKNNKGVCNPSRVEDHHAILPTLKRPGTLSKDEQNIYDLIVRRFLSHFYPPAEYKQHTVLTEVEQHQFKTSVKELLSLGWKVVLSSSDQEQSGSGKKKSKKNGNEEEEAEEWTDKSFSVQPELPVQCTKSEFKEKATQPPKSYTEGTLLKAMESAGKQIENEELRDAMKDSGLGTPATRAATIERLKNVGYITMQGKKMQLTLKGRTAIELIRRAGVDLLTSPEMTGQWERRLYQISKGEAGQDKFMENVKKFTMSIIDKVKVQAPAPADAFGEDARGSRGKSKGASSKGNRAKTSTRTAASSSASTSRSSSGASGNARSATGTAAKTKTTVAVSNPSGARELLAPCPAPGCTGQIIEGKKGYGCTRFKEGCGFVIWKEYIGKKITSTMLRSLIDKGSTQVLAFKRKDGSTVKARIVLQDMLTGKLTAEKIET from the coding sequence ATGAAGACACTGGTTATAGCGGAGAAGCCTGATATGGGTCGAACCATTGCCGCCGTCATAGAACCAAAAGCCAAGAACAATCGCAGTTACCTCGAAGGGGAGCATTATATCATCACTTGGGCGATTGGTCATTTGCTCGGACTGGCTGAACCAGATGCATATGATACGAAGTACAAGCGTTGGAACATCGCTGACTTACCCATCATTCCGGATCAGTTCAAAATCGTACCTAACCCAAAAACGAAGGATCAATTGAAGATCATCGGAGAACTTTCCAAACGCGCTTCTGCTATTGTCAACGCATGTGACGCAGGACGTGAGGGTCAGTATATCTTCGCGCTGATCCAGCAGCAGTTGAAGCTTCGTCAGCCGGTTAAACGATTATGGATATCGGATCTGACTGCCGCTAGTATCCAAAAAGGATTTGATGGGCTGAAGGATGCATCGGAGTTTGAAAATCTTACACATGCTGCTCGTGCTCGAAGCGAGGCAGATTGGCTGATCGGAATGAACGCTTCACGCGCTTTCACGACACGGCACAATGCGCTGTTGTCTGTTGGACGTGTTCAGACACCGGTACTCGCATTGATCTATGATCGCGAGATTGAGATTGAAGCTTTTCAGTCGCAGACCTTCTATGAAGTGGCGGCTTGGTTTCGTCAGGAAGGTGTTGAATATCGTGGCTTGCGTCAAGGAGACAAGCTCACTGATTCAGAGGCAGCGGAGGCAATTGCAGCCAGCGTGAAGGGGAAGACAGGACGTATTACCAAATATGAAGCAAAACAAACGAAGGAATATCCCTACCGGTTGTACGATCTCACACTTTTGCAGCGTGAGGCGAATGCGAAATTTGGTTATGGTGCCAAGAAAACGTTGGACATTGCCCAAGCCTTATATGAAAAACATAAGGTAATCTCGTATCCACGTACGAACTCTAACTATGTGACGGAACAGAATATTGAAGGCATGCACAAAACGCTGAATTTATTGAAAAATGGAACGTACAGTGAGCTAGCTCAAGGAGCTAAGCCAGAACTGGTACACAAAAACAATAAAGGGGTCTGTAACCCATCACGGGTTGAAGATCACCATGCGATTTTGCCAACGTTGAAGCGACCGGGTACATTATCCAAGGACGAACAGAATATCTATGATCTGATCGTTAGACGTTTTTTATCTCATTTCTACCCACCAGCCGAGTATAAACAGCACACCGTACTAACAGAGGTTGAACAACATCAGTTCAAAACGTCTGTGAAGGAGTTATTATCATTAGGTTGGAAAGTCGTACTTTCTTCATCAGATCAGGAACAGAGTGGTTCTGGGAAGAAGAAAAGCAAAAAGAATGGTAATGAAGAAGAGGAAGCGGAGGAGTGGACGGACAAGTCCTTCTCTGTTCAGCCTGAGTTACCTGTTCAATGCACGAAGAGTGAATTCAAGGAGAAAGCTACCCAGCCTCCAAAAAGTTATACCGAAGGTACATTGCTCAAGGCGATGGAAAGTGCCGGGAAGCAGATCGAGAACGAAGAGCTTCGTGATGCCATGAAAGACAGTGGATTAGGAACACCGGCAACGCGGGCTGCTACGATTGAGCGTCTCAAAAATGTTGGTTATATTACCATGCAAGGCAAAAAGATGCAACTTACGCTCAAAGGGCGAACGGCGATCGAATTAATTCGGCGAGCAGGTGTGGATCTCTTAACCTCTCCAGAAATGACAGGTCAATGGGAACGAAGATTGTACCAAATCTCCAAAGGAGAAGCGGGTCAAGACAAGTTTATGGAGAACGTGAAGAAGTTTACCATGTCGATCATTGATAAGGTTAAGGTGCAAGCTCCTGCGCCAGCAGATGCATTTGGTGAAGATGCTCGTGGCAGTCGAGGTAAAAGCAAGGGCGCTAGTAGCAAAGGGAACAGGGCTAAAACTTCAACCAGAACAGCGGCTAGTTCTTCTGCATCAACGTCACGTTCATCTTCAGGAGCTTCTGGCAACGCCCGTAGCGCCACTGGTACGGCGGCTAAAACTAAGACGACTGTTGCTGTTTCTAATCCGTCTGGTGCTCGTGAGCTGTTGGCTCCGTGCCCTGCACCAGGTTGTACGGGTCAGATCATTGAAGGTAAAAAAGGTTATGGATGCACACGATTCAAAGAAGGCTGTGGCTTTGTCATCTGGAAAGAGTACATCGGCAAAAAAATAACGAGTACGATGCTGAGATCGTTGATCGACAAAGGAAGCACACAAGTGCTGGCTTTTAAACGAAAAGACGGCAGTACCGTTAAAGCTCGTATTGTGTTGCAGGACATGCTTACCGGTAAACTGACAGCCGAGAAGATCGAGACGTAA
- a CDS encoding Fur family transcriptional regulator, which translates to MATNRDKCISDQIYDIKKQLVEKGYKLTQQREVTVRVLLEHEKDHFSAEEVFLLVKEQFPEIGLATVYRTLELLSDLQVVEKINFGDGAARFDLRSTDGSHHHHHLICTDCGSVEEIMEDGLLRLEQQIERQYGFAVTDHRLDFQGVCKECRQKRALNEPAAG; encoded by the coding sequence ATGGCGACGAATCGGGACAAATGCATTTCAGACCAGATTTATGATATTAAGAAGCAATTGGTTGAGAAAGGATACAAGTTGACTCAACAACGTGAAGTGACCGTGCGTGTGTTACTTGAGCATGAAAAGGATCATTTTAGCGCCGAAGAAGTCTTCTTGCTTGTGAAAGAACAATTCCCTGAGATTGGTCTTGCCACGGTATATCGTACACTTGAATTGCTAAGTGATCTGCAAGTGGTAGAGAAAATTAATTTTGGAGATGGGGCTGCGCGGTTTGATTTACGTAGTACGGACGGTTCTCATCATCATCACCATCTCATTTGTACAGACTGCGGTAGTGTAGAGGAGATTATGGAGGATGGGTTGCTCCGTTTGGAACAGCAAATTGAGCGGCAATATGGATTTGCTGTTACAGATCACCGACTTGATTTTCAAGGCGTATGCAAGGAATGTAGACAAAAGCGAGCTTTAAATGAGCCGGCTGCTGGTTAA
- a CDS encoding glutamate synthase subunit beta — MSTPTGFMEYKRQLPADREPAERIKDWEEFHKHMAEEELRTQGARCMDCGTPYCHTGIDMIGGTSGCPVHNLIPEWNNLVYRGLWREALERLHKTNNFPEFTGRVCPAPCEGSCTVGLIGQPVTIKTIEEAIIEKGFEEGWVVPQPPEKRTGKRVAVVGSGPAGLATAAQLNKAGHTVTVYERSDRVGGLLMYGIPTMKLDKKVVQRRVDLLEAEGVQFITNTEIGKDIPAQQLVDDYDAVVLCGGATKPREFNIEGSDLKGVHYAMDFLNSSIKSYLDSNLEDGNYLSAQDKDVIVIGGGDTGSDCVATSLRHGCRTITQFGTHTQAPMERDRINNPWPQFPNVYTLDYAQEEAKALFGQDPREFSIMTTKFVGDEEGNLKELHTVQIERIVDETGRKIYQPIPGTERVFPAQMAMIAIGFDGPEQTLVEQLGLATDRRTNVKARYGKYNTNVDKVFAAGDMRRGQSLVVWAINEGREAAREVDKYLMGATVLV, encoded by the coding sequence ATGTCTACACCTACTGGATTTATGGAATACAAACGGCAATTGCCAGCGGATCGCGAGCCAGCGGAGCGGATTAAGGATTGGGAAGAGTTTCATAAACATATGGCCGAAGAAGAGCTCAGAACACAAGGTGCACGATGCATGGATTGTGGTACCCCGTATTGCCATACAGGTATAGATATGATTGGTGGCACATCAGGATGCCCCGTGCATAACCTGATTCCGGAATGGAACAACCTTGTCTACCGCGGATTGTGGAGAGAAGCACTTGAGCGTCTTCACAAAACGAATAACTTCCCTGAGTTTACAGGTCGTGTCTGTCCAGCTCCTTGTGAAGGATCTTGTACTGTTGGATTGATTGGTCAGCCTGTAACCATTAAAACGATAGAAGAAGCAATTATTGAAAAAGGTTTTGAAGAAGGATGGGTAGTTCCTCAACCTCCAGAGAAACGCACGGGTAAACGCGTAGCTGTTGTTGGTTCGGGTCCAGCAGGACTTGCAACTGCAGCTCAGTTAAACAAAGCAGGTCACACAGTAACAGTATACGAGCGTTCTGACCGTGTGGGTGGTTTGTTGATGTACGGTATTCCAACAATGAAATTGGACAAAAAAGTAGTTCAACGTCGTGTGGACTTGCTTGAAGCAGAAGGCGTTCAATTCATCACGAATACAGAGATCGGTAAAGATATTCCTGCACAGCAACTAGTAGACGATTATGATGCTGTTGTATTGTGTGGTGGCGCAACCAAACCACGCGAATTCAACATTGAAGGTAGTGATCTGAAAGGCGTACACTACGCTATGGACTTCCTCAATAGCAGCATTAAGAGCTATTTGGATTCTAACTTGGAAGATGGTAACTATCTGTCTGCACAAGACAAAGATGTTATCGTTATTGGTGGCGGTGACACAGGCTCTGACTGTGTAGCTACATCTCTTCGTCATGGTTGTCGTACCATTACACAATTTGGTACTCACACTCAAGCGCCTATGGAGCGTGACCGCATCAATAACCCTTGGCCACAGTTCCCTAATGTGTACACATTAGATTACGCTCAAGAAGAAGCCAAAGCGTTGTTTGGTCAAGATCCGCGTGAATTCTCCATCATGACAACGAAATTTGTTGGTGACGAAGAAGGCAACTTGAAAGAGCTGCATACCGTTCAGATTGAGCGTATCGTGGATGAGACAGGTCGCAAAATCTATCAACCAATCCCTGGAACAGAGCGCGTTTTCCCTGCTCAGATGGCGATGATTGCGATCGGTTTTGATGGACCAGAACAGACACTGGTAGAACAATTGGGACTTGCAACAGACCGTCGTACCAATGTTAAAGCCCGCTACGGTAAATACAATACGAACGTTGATAAAGTATTTGCAGCAGGCGACATGCGTCGTGGACAAAGTCTAGTTGTATGGGCAATCAATGAAGGTCGCGAAGCGGCTCGTGAAGTTGATAAATATTTGATGGGAGCTACGGTTCTCGTATAA
- a CDS encoding dihydrofolate reductase: MSIELVWAMGENGVIGLNNSLPWHLPKDMAFFKQQTLNKTIIMGRNTWESFGGKPLPKRRNIVVTRDLDYTAEQAEVVHTIEEGLSVTQGEELCVIGGSQVYREFLPFADRLVVTKIHEYFEGDTFFPEVDWSEWELIKQIEGEQDEKNVHAFTFEFYERRQ, encoded by the coding sequence TTGAGCATTGAACTTGTATGGGCGATGGGTGAGAATGGCGTGATTGGCTTAAATAATTCGTTGCCATGGCATTTACCCAAGGATATGGCCTTTTTCAAACAACAAACGTTGAACAAAACTATTATTATGGGACGTAATACGTGGGAATCTTTTGGCGGCAAACCACTCCCTAAACGTCGCAATATCGTCGTAACGAGAGACTTAGACTACACAGCAGAGCAAGCTGAAGTGGTTCACACCATCGAAGAGGGTCTAAGTGTAACGCAAGGAGAAGAGCTGTGTGTAATCGGTGGTTCACAGGTTTATCGCGAATTTTTACCGTTTGCCGACCGTCTTGTTGTCACCAAGATTCATGAATATTTTGAGGGAGATACATTTTTCCCTGAAGTGGATTGGTCTGAATGGGAGCTAATTAAGCAAATTGAAGGCGAACAGGATGAGAAAAACGTCCACGCGTTTACCTTTGAGTTTTACGAACGCAGACAATAA
- the thyA gene encoding thymidylate synthase, with the protein MKNYLDLLQDILDNGVHKGDRTGTGTQSVFGRQLRYDLSEGFPLVTTKRIHLKSVIHELLWFLSGDTNIAYLKENGVKIWDDWADENGDLGPVYGSQWRTWEAPNGEKIDQIAAVIDSIKNNPDSRRHLVSAWNVAEINHMKLPPCHFAFQFYVAEGKLSCMLTMRSVDTFLGLPFNIASYALLTHMIAQQCDLEVGEFIWSGGDVHIYSNHVEQVKTQLAREPFALPKLVIKRKPESIFDYKFEDFEFENYQHHPGIKAPIAV; encoded by the coding sequence TTGAAAAACTATCTCGATTTATTACAAGATATATTAGACAATGGCGTACACAAAGGAGATCGTACGGGAACGGGAACTCAATCCGTATTTGGTAGACAGCTTCGTTATGATCTTTCCGAGGGATTCCCACTTGTAACAACAAAACGAATTCATCTTAAATCGGTGATCCATGAGCTTTTGTGGTTTTTGAGTGGGGATACAAACATCGCTTACTTGAAAGAAAACGGCGTGAAAATCTGGGACGATTGGGCGGATGAAAATGGTGATCTCGGACCTGTGTATGGCTCACAGTGGCGTACGTGGGAAGCACCAAATGGAGAGAAGATTGACCAGATCGCGGCAGTGATTGATTCGATCAAAAACAACCCGGATTCTAGACGTCATCTTGTAAGTGCGTGGAATGTGGCGGAGATTAATCATATGAAGCTTCCGCCATGTCATTTCGCGTTTCAGTTTTATGTTGCAGAGGGTAAATTATCATGTATGCTTACCATGCGTTCAGTAGATACCTTCCTGGGTCTGCCGTTCAACATTGCCAGTTATGCGCTTCTAACACATATGATTGCGCAGCAATGTGACCTTGAGGTGGGTGAGTTCATCTGGTCAGGTGGAGATGTGCACATCTATTCAAACCATGTAGAGCAAGTCAAAACTCAACTGGCGCGCGAGCCTTTTGCATTACCTAAATTGGTGATTAAGCGCAAGCCAGAATCCATTTTTGACTATAAGTTTGAAGATTTCGAATTTGAGAACTATCAGCACCACCCAGGTATTAAAGCTCCAATTGCAGTATAA